The nucleotide window CCGGGCTGTTCAACCGGGGGCATTTCGACCGCGCCCTGGCCGCGGGGATAGAGAGCGCGGCCCGGAGCGGCCAGCCGCTCTCTCTGGCCATCCTCGACCTCGACCACTTCAAGGCGATCAACGACGTCCACGGCCATGCGCTCGGCGACCGCGCCCTGTGCGAGATGGCCGACCGGCTCACCCGCGCGATGCGGCGCACGGACCTGGTGGCGCGGTACGGCGGCGAGGAGTTCGTCGTGCTCATGCCGGGCACGGCGGCCGTGGCGGCGCTCGGACGGATCGAGGCGCTCCGCCGCGCGATCGCGAACACGCCGATCGAGCTGGGCGGTGGCGAGGTGCTCCGGCTCAACTTCAGCGCCGGGGTGGCGGGCACGCTCGACGACGTGGACGCGGCCACGCCGAAGGCGCTGCTGACTGGGGCGGACAGTCGGTTGCTGATCGCCAAGCGGGCAGGCCGTGCGCGATGCATCGGTCCCAGCACCGCGGCCGCGGACCAGCAGGTCAGCCTGACTCTCGAGTCACCCTGAGTCCCGGATCGCTACTGAGCCGGCACCAGCCGGGGCGCCTTTTCCGAGAGAGAATATCCCGGCTGGCTGCACTTGATGGCGGGATTGGTCGGACTGAACATCCCCGCCGGGTTCGCCTTCCAGAGCCACACGTGCAGATCGTAGTGGTGCATCATGGCCGGCATGATCGGGTGGTGCCCCTCCATCGGCCCGTCGAAGGTCCGGTCGAAGAGTCGCGGGGGCCCCTTCGCACCGGTCGGCAGCGGAACGAACCACTCCGCGGCCGCCAGGCGCAGCTTGTCCCCGTGCTGCTCATAGAGCAGAACCTGCGGATGCAGCGGATCCAGCGGAGCTCCGATGAGTCCGACGTTGAGGAAATGGACGCCCATTCCCCCAGCCGGATATGCCACCTGGCCGGCCCCGCCCGCCGAGGGGAACTGGATGCAGGCCAGA belongs to Gemmatimonadales bacterium and includes:
- a CDS encoding GGDEF domain-containing protein gives rise to the protein GLFNRGHFDRALAAGIESAARSGQPLSLAILDLDHFKAINDVHGHALGDRALCEMADRLTRAMRRTDLVARYGGEEFVVLMPGTAAVAALGRIEALRRAIANTPIELGGGEVLRLNFSAGVAGTLDDVDAATPKALLTGADSRLLIAKRAGRARCIGPSTAAADQQVSLTLESP